Proteins encoded within one genomic window of Cellulomonas flavigena DSM 20109:
- a CDS encoding amidohydrolase — translation MTSTLYRHGVVHSPADPFAEALLVEDGVVAWLGSDDTADGLVAGVDEVVELDGALVAPAFVDAHVHLLETALADAGVDLTPPSAPSLAAALAAVAEVAARRSPGDRRVVHGTGWDERAWPEGRPPTRDELDAAGQGLPVYLARIDVHSAIVSSALADFAGLRDLPGWSSDGRVTGPAHHAARDVARAVSADERTRLYRSVLAKAAAAGIVAVHEQSAPHVDTRDGLRELLTMTADPASVLPLVVGYRGEPCITVDDARALLADVPGLTGIGGDLNVDGSLGSRTAALRHPYTDDPSTSGVLHMTAEQIANHVTAVTRAGTHAGFHVIGDRALDELLIGLRAAADVEGTAAIAAAGHRVEHAAMVDAPSLAQLVLLGLRLSVQPAFDAAWGGPDGTYAARLGPGRAAALHPFADLAAAGVPLALGSDSPVTPFDPWRGVQAAAAHHEVDQRISVRAAFRAATRGGWRLAGLDHSGAGEVRVGAPAHLAVWRAEHLVVQASRTSSWSADARAGSPLLPDLGPDEPAPQCLRTTRAGAVLHDVLG, via the coding sequence GTGACCTCGACCCTCTACCGGCACGGTGTCGTGCACTCCCCGGCGGACCCCTTCGCCGAGGCCCTGCTCGTCGAGGACGGTGTCGTCGCCTGGCTCGGGTCGGACGACACGGCCGACGGACTGGTCGCCGGCGTCGACGAGGTGGTCGAGCTCGACGGCGCGTTGGTCGCTCCCGCCTTCGTCGACGCGCACGTCCACCTGCTCGAGACGGCACTGGCCGACGCCGGGGTGGACCTCACGCCCCCCTCGGCACCGAGCCTCGCCGCCGCGCTCGCCGCGGTCGCGGAGGTGGCCGCGCGGCGGTCCCCGGGGGACCGGCGCGTCGTGCACGGCACCGGTTGGGACGAGCGCGCCTGGCCCGAGGGCCGCCCGCCCACGCGCGACGAGCTCGACGCCGCCGGGCAGGGGCTGCCCGTCTACCTGGCACGTATCGACGTGCACTCCGCGATCGTGTCGAGCGCACTGGCCGACTTCGCCGGTCTGCGCGACCTGCCGGGCTGGTCGTCGGACGGGCGCGTGACGGGTCCGGCGCACCACGCCGCCCGGGACGTCGCGCGCGCCGTCTCGGCCGACGAACGGACCAGGCTGTACCGCTCGGTCCTGGCGAAGGCGGCAGCCGCTGGCATCGTCGCCGTGCACGAGCAGTCCGCCCCGCACGTCGACACCCGCGACGGGCTGCGCGAGCTGCTCACCATGACCGCCGACCCCGCCTCCGTGTTGCCCCTCGTGGTCGGGTACCGGGGCGAACCGTGCATCACGGTCGACGACGCCCGTGCGCTCCTCGCCGACGTCCCCGGCCTGACGGGCATCGGCGGCGACCTCAACGTCGACGGCTCGCTGGGTTCGCGCACCGCCGCCCTGCGGCACCCGTACACGGACGACCCGAGCACCTCCGGCGTGCTGCACATGACCGCCGAGCAGATCGCGAACCACGTCACGGCGGTCACCCGCGCCGGGACGCACGCGGGTTTCCACGTCATCGGGGACCGGGCGCTCGACGAGCTCCTCATCGGGCTGCGCGCCGCCGCGGACGTCGAGGGGACCGCCGCGATCGCGGCCGCGGGGCACCGCGTCGAGCACGCGGCGATGGTCGACGCCCCCTCGCTCGCGCAGCTCGTCCTGCTGGGGTTGCGGCTGTCCGTCCAGCCGGCCTTCGACGCCGCCTGGGGCGGGCCCGACGGCACCTACGCGGCGCGCCTCGGTCCGGGGCGGGCAGCGGCCCTGCACCCGTTCGCCGACCTCGCTGCTGCCGGCGTGCCGCTCGCCCTCGGTTCCGACTCGCCCGTGACGCCGTTCGACCCCTGGCGAGGTGTGCAGGCCGCGGCGGCGCACCACGAGGTCGACCAGCGCATCTCGGTGCGCGCCGCCTTCCGCGCCGCGACGCGCGGCGGCTGGCGTCTCGCCGGACTCGACCACAGCGGGGCGGGGGAGGTGCGCGTCGGTGCACCCGCGCACCTCGCGGTGTGGCGTGCGGAGCACCTCGTGGTGCAGGCCTCGCGCACCTCGTCGTGGAGCGCGGACGCCCGCGCCGGCAGCCCGCTGCTGCCCGACCTGGGCCCCGACGAGCCGGCGCCGCAGTGCCTGCGGACGACGCGCGCGGGGGCCGTGCTGCACGACGTGCTGGGCTGA